The sequence aatgcacatgcatgagctGTTGTGATGATAACAAGTTATCATttacttcactataaagttgtaaaatattttatttacatctccttgggcaatcgtttatagagtattatctagattaaccATTTCACATTGAATAAGTGAGGGTTTTGCCTTTTCATAAAAGCTATTTTTCAAGAATAAACATGGATTATTCATAACTGCTGTTAAATATAGTTTCTGGTGCTGAGATTTTTATATAGAGTACTTTGCTTATACACAAACCTACTGTCAAAAATTTTCATCAAGCAGATTAATCATTAAAAATAGCGTAAGCTGCTACTACTAGAATCAAGATTAAATTGTACAGGCAAAACCATACGAGTACTAGTAACAAAACTTTAACTGAGTGTTGAGGATCTGATAATTAACCTATTGTGAATTTTTCAGCTTTAAAAGAGAAACatacaaggcatgaaaaataaagCAAGATATAGTGGCATAGATCAAGATTAATTTATACAGACTATTATACTGAGATACTGagcctcaaatttttacaaagTAATTAGGTAAACATAATAGACCTATGGTCAAAATATTATGTTTTTCCAGGCATAGGAACTATTTTCCTTGATTTAATGTATTTCTACTTACtaaaaatcatttggtccagttggggttaactaaaaattctcaaacctTTTCTGTAGAATCTAGGAACCAAACTaaaggtactgtaaaagtttgaatcCATCAATCTTAGCAGAACAAATTGGATAGATAAAACTATTTATCCTAGGCATACATCAAGTcctaaataaaatatatagcTAGGAGTGTCAACTAGCTaccaaacttttacacaagtcTAACCTTTTAACATGTAACATACTGACCATAAATGATAGACATTCAATGGATACAACTTGAGATACAATAAAGGctacattttctttgtattttaaatagagcaaaaactattcagcaaaagaaaaagtacatgtaacaaaagttgtatatctagccacaaggattccagaacactTGAGTTTgtgtttttatgatttttctacaaatttatatcgattttacaaatttgctgtttttgaaaataaaggaaaaagaaaatgaaacttTGCAGTTAGACCCCTGGATGTTTTTGTTTCCAAGCAATCGGGCCCTTGGCCGGACCTGGAACAGGGGAGGGTCGGGCGGCCGGATTCTGGCGAGGAAACTAGCCGGCGGCGTGGGGTAGGtgggggaaaaggaagagggcGTCGAGGCGCACCTGTGGGTGATCTCAGGGCTCGTGGGGATGGCCGGACGGGGTTCGCCGGCGTGAAGCAAGGGGCGGCGGTGGGtctggccggcggcgacggcgctccGACGGCCATGGGCGGAGGTGGTTGGGCTTGGGAGCTCCGTTGGGGCGAGGTGAAGCCGTTCCCGAGGTCAGTTGGAGCCGAGGAGggcgaaggaggggtctccatgGCGGGGTGGCATtcagcggcggcaatggcgagcggcggccgtggcTAGCCGCGTTCCCGGCAAGCTGGTGGGTTGGGTGGTTGCCTAGTGGCTTGGAGAGGTGGAGTGGGTGGTAGCAAAAGCGCCTAGGTGGTTGGTCGAGGTCGGGGCGGTGCGGGAGTGGGTGCTCGGTGTGGagggcgagctcggcggcgcatGGCTTGGCAGCGGCTCGGCCATGCCGCGGGGAGGAAGAAAGCAGGGGGAAGAGAGGAGGGGGCTCGGGCGGGCGTGGGGAGGCGATGCCGGGATGATGGGTTGGCTCGGCGCGGTAGCAGGGGCATAGGGGGCTCGACGGCCGTGGGCGGGCGTCGCGATGTGCGCGCGCCGGGTGCGTGTGTCGTCGAGCGGCCGTCGGGGCGTGGCGTGCTCGCTGAGCACAGCGTCAGCGGCAGTGCAAGCGCGGTGGCAGCAGCGGCGATGCAACATGGCTGCGCTGCCCTGGCTGAGGAAGCGAGCAGGCGCGCGTGCAGCTGCGACATGATGGGCTCGGCTCTGCTCCGCACTCGAGTGCAgggaaggaagagagagaggaggagagaagAAAGGAGAGACAGCCGGCTTCAAATCAAATTTTCACAAGATTGTGTGAAAACTCAAAACAacattttcaaaaatttcaattttTGTTTCAGTCAAAACTTCATCTGAGTTACGGTTTGGaagaaaatttaaaatttcaaaagctAGGACTTGAAGGACTTGTCATTGTTTGAAATGTCCTATTTTCATCATGACTCAACATATGTTTTTGTAGGTTAGGTGAAATGAGTAGTGTGCTCCTATTTGCGAGGCTGGTTTGTGTTGATTTGAAAGCTATAAAGAGGTACTCTGTGAATACACACATATACTCACACATGCATACATAAATACAAGAAATGCATTATTTTAATTTAATCTTGGTTATTATGCATGATGTCCTGTTTAATTCCTCATTTTAATGTTTTTAAAATACCCGGGGTGTCACACCTGTGGGAGAACTAGTGGCAGCAGGACCCATGGGCGATTGAGGTAGAGGCAGGGCATCCAGGTCATACGACAAGCCAGAGGCAAGGGGGACAGCGATGAAAGATGGTGCAGGTCCAAACTCCGGCGAGGAATGCTCCCCACTATTCACCTGGCAAGCGGAGGAAGCGGAGGTTTGCATCTCCGAGCTGCACAAGTCGGTGGGGTTAGGCGATAAAGAcagagagggagaagaagaggagggggaggtggaGGGCGCGAGGCCTGTGCCTTGGATCTGCAATACCTTTCAGTGTGCCCAAAACACCAGCACCGCCGGCAGCGAATAGGATCCCGACAGCGGTCGATCTTGTAGTCGAGGGCTAAACACTGGAAGCAGTGCCTCCAAAGATCTAAAGGAGGGGGACGGGAGGGAGATGGAGAGGGGGGTGGTTAAAGGTTGGAGCCGCAGCCACTGCCCGAGCAAAGGTTAGGGCAGTCGTCGCCAAAGCATCGTCGGCGTCGGCAAAAGCTTGCGGCATTTGGCGCGGAGCACTCTTTGGCTTAGAGTTCTGGTGCTCGGTGTGGCGCACAGCTGGGGGAGAGGTGGGAGGGTTGCTTGATTCGCTGGACTCGGTGCAGGGTGAAAACCCAAGTATACCTCTGGCGAGTGGGCCAGACAAACAAAGGCAACGAGCTCCTTTGGAAGGACCGGGTTTAGGGGTAGAGTGCGGTCGTAAAGAAGGGGATCCGTCCTCACCAGCACTGAGGTAATCACCACTTTGGGCAAAAGAAGGCCAACCTTGTCCAACCCCGGCGACCACCTGCGAGCTTGGGCGCGGCCGTGGACCCAGGATCGAGGGGAAAGCGGGGCGAAAGAGGTCtgagtttgaattttgaatgcAACGGACAGCGTCCTCCAGAACGGGATGGAAAAGGAGCACCACCCCATCATGGAGGAGGTCGGTGAGGGAGACGATGAAGGCAGCTACCAAGGGGGAGGAGACGACGGAGGAGAAGATGTACGGTTGAATTTCACTAACCCGAAGATGATCCGGACCATTACCCAGCCAAAAAAGCAACGCATCAAGCACAAACATCAGGGGGGAGGAGGTGGAAGCAGGGGTTACCGAGAACCAGATTGTAGTCGCGAGGGCAGCCGTTGGGGACGACGGGGAGAGTAGATCCGCGCACACAGGAGAGTGGAACAGCTCCAGAACCAGGTCGATGAAGAGAGAGCTCGGGGTCGTCGCTCGGCGCCAGGCAGTCGCAAGTAGCGATCGCAGCTTGGGGAAAACAGCCACGGAGAGGAAACAAGGTGAGGTGATTGGGACGGGGAGGTGTGGGCATGGGAGCAGGGTCGCCGGAGAGGGGGACGACGAGGCCGCGCTCGGCCGGAGGTAGGAggaagtggcggcggcgggttctGGTGGGGGCGCCGGAGGAGGGGTCGCTGAGGGGGCGGCCATCATGCCGAACCTCTGAGTCTGTAATTTGGAATTTTAGATTAATGATCTAATTATACTACTGGAATAATAAGATTTTACCATTACAACAATCATTTTTTTGGACGAACAACAATAAAAATATAACTTAGCATATTTAAATTCCATGGCACAATCCAATTAGTTTGTTCGAAtaacaaaataaaagaagaaaaattacTAATGTAACAACCCAAAGATATATCAACAGTTTTAATTGGGATTTGGGATTATTGGTTTAATTTGTTTACCCCACGTTGCTACGCTGCTCCGCAGCAATGCAGTGCACCCGGCGCGCTTCCCTGCTCGATCACAAGCTTGCGGGGCAGCTGGGCTGAACCTGGGCTGCAGCGCAcccaactcctgatccaccgctGCAGGAGCAGAGAGAGTGTGACAGTGAAGTGGGCCACTCGGGGAGTGAACACGACttcgggtgtgtttagttggtgaaaagtttagatttaagtactgtagtatttttcgttgttacttgataaataatatctaattataaactaattagatttaaaaaattcatttcgtgctaatcagttaggcTGTGTAATTAgctattttttcaactatatttaatactctatgtatATATCTAAaaagttgatgtgataggtactgtaagaattttttttagaaactaacTAAACAGTGCCTTCCTATTTTTCTCGCCAAGCCAAACACGGCGTAGACGCAACACGTCTCAACGAACCCAATCCCCACCACCATTGTCGCCGCAAAAACTCCTCTACTGCTAACATTCATTCATTCTCGGGTCGTGTTTGGTTAgagtgaaaaaaatttcacgaaaaaaaaatcttgtgtGCATGTAGTGTTAAAtaaatctgtttataaaatttttttataGATAGGTGTAATTTTACGAGCCGAACaaataagtctaattaatctataattagatacagtaatactacagtaagctcgttagattcgtctcacgatttacagcccatccatgaaaaaaaaatttataaatagacttcatttaatactctataaatgtgtcaaaatatttgatgtgattttttttttcgtttacgAGATTTACGGAtaaaggccgtgtttggttgcttgGTTGCGCgttttaaaaattttgaaaaatcatctTTTTAcgtttgaagtactaaacataaactaatcataaaaataattacagaactcgtctgtaaatcacgagacgaatctaatgagcctaaccaATCCGGCATTATAggttgttactgtagcattactgtaacaatttagcatctaattacagcctaattatgttcattagattcgtctcaccaTTTACAAACAGCAGTcgtaatgcgttttttatttcgtctagatttaaattTCCATACAAAtgccggaaaaaaaatttgaaatttaaaattttgcatccaaacacggccaaagaTTAGAGCCTTACAACCAAACCATACGAACAGTTGGTGACACCGACGACCAAACAATGCAGCAGCAGCTTTATTTGCAGCCACGTCGCACGCATCAGACAACCACACGCAACAGTTGATCCACCCACTGGACTGGAGAGAACAAGAACAGCTGCGCGCATGGCAGCCACACGTCTGAGTCTCACCCACCCGCAGCAGCATCTATCCGCGGAGCCGATCGATGATGGATCCGTGGTCCGTGGATCCGCTCCCCTACTACTACTCGATGCCGTACGAACGGGATTCTCTGAAGTAGTGAAGCAAAGTCAGCCAGTACTGTAGCGGCGACTTTCGGTGCATTTCCGGCCGTCAGATGGACAGGATTGATCGCTACAGTACCCATGCTACAATGCAAAACAGTACCTTTTCGAACAGTGCTCTCGTGAACAGTGACTGCTACAGTGATTTACGGTAGGGAACACTGTTCATCCAGACTCATAATACTGTTTATCTTCGTGACTTTGCTTCGTCAAGTCAGTGAAGTTGAACCCGATGCCGTAGTGCTTCTTGAGCATGGTGATGAACTCGTCCACCTTCCCCGGCGGGTGGAGGCTCCCGGCGACGCTCTCCCTCCCCTCGCaccgccgcgcccacgccgccagCCTCGGCACGGCCGCCTCCACGCTGAACTCCCCGTACCTCTCGTAGCTGGGCAGCCACGGCACGAAGGGAGCGACCGCGACGTCCACGAACCCGAACTCCTCGCCGCCGAAGAACGGCTTGCCCCCGAGCTCGCTGTCGAGGTTGGCGAGCACCTGCAGCAGCTCGGCGcgcgcctgcgcccgcgcctCGCCCTTGAGCTTCCAGAGCCGCGTACCGAGCTCGTAGACCTTGTCGGAGTAGGCGGCCCAGAAGCGGGCCTGCGCGCGCGCGTAGGggtcggcggggaggaggagcttgCCGGAGGAGCCTTGATTCGGGAAGGCCTCGTCGAGGTAGTTGAGGATGACGAGGGACTCGCAGACGGGGCGGCCGTCGTGGAGGAGGACGGGGATCTTTTTGTGGATGGGGTtggagcggaggaggaggtcgctCTTGGCGCCGAGGAGTTCCTGCTCGGAGTAGTCGTAGGGGATGCCCTTCTCCGCCAGCGCGATGCGGCAGCGCTGCCCGAACGGGCTCACCCAGAAGTCCAGCAGCACCAGGCCCTCGTTCTTCTCCTCCGCCATTGCTGCCAGCGGCTGGATCGGCTAGCAAATGGCAATAGctgctctctttctttttcttggattggATGCTGTGGAGAGTGCGAGGACGCAGGGTCTTCTTTATAGGGGAGGAGAGCTAGGTAGATTGATGGCACTTTATTTGTGACGGAGGGGTCGATGCGCATTGCATTATTGAGGGCAGCCGCAAAGGGCCGATAGTGCTCACGTCGGAGAgagaatagagagagagagaaaattgTCGCTACATGTGGCTAGAGTCGGCAGCACGCCGCCCCCGGTCCCTTTTCTTGCCCCGAGCCAGCTTCCGTGAGGAAGAGAGATGAGGCTGAAAATATTAAATAATTTCTGACTAATATGTTTTACATTAATTTATTATTTCTGACTAATATGTTGTCTATAATATTTACTATATTCTATATGAACACTGCTGCTATAGAAAGCAACTTACTATAATTATTGCGGGTGAGAGCTCAAAAACTCGACCTGTTAGGGCCTAGGCGTCCGAGCATTATTATAAGAAGGAGATCTTCTAACGCAGATCGAGAAATCTTCCGAATCCCGGCTCTTTCTAATTTTGAGTCTGGTACCATCTCCTGAAACTGTTACCCGGACCGGGACCGTTACCCACTGGGTCAGGAAACCGTGACGCCAGGCTGGGCCAGACTGACTACACAACTCAAGCTATCAGAAGCACAGCGAGGAAGATTTTTTCCCACAGGCGAAGAAATTCGACCCAGTGGAAATTCGAACCCCCAGCTATGGAATGCCGCCGGTTGCTTCGCACCACTCGGACTAACAACCTTACGCATTGCGGGTGAGAGCTAGATCAGCGGCCTCGTCGGGTACCGACGTGTCCGTGAGCGATCGAGCGAGGAGGCAAGCGCCGTGCCACGTGGTAGAAGGTGGGTGGCGAGCGAGCTGACATGGCGTCCATGCCGCGCGCGAAGGGACGCGACGACGCCGAGCAACGAGGACGGAGCAGCTCATCTGTCGGAGCAAGAACTAGTATAGTACTAGCTGCTAGCAGCCTAGCACATGATAGTTGTCCATCTTGTTCCGACCAATAATAACCGGTACCGATAGAGAATTTTGACTATTAATAACTGGCCTCCCGAGCCGCCGGTGCGTAATGAGTTTTTTGAGTGGGTCGATAATGTGAAGAgtggtagaggtagacctaaactgatgtgggatgagtcggttaaaaaagaccttaaggattggaatatctctaaagagatagttttggatatgagcgcttggagactagctatcaatgtgcctgaactttgaacttatttctttcgggtttcatctctaacctaccccaatttgcttgggaaaaaaaactatgttgttgttgtaaattaaaatagtttacaaaactaatttttctataattttttttaaataaacttcgtttagacCTTCATACGTAAAAGATTCTTCGAGTACTGAATGTAGCACAAAACAACCAAACAGGACTTAGGAAAAGCATCTTTTTTTTGGCCTACTGGTCTTAGGCCAAATTCAGTGGAAGTGTCATAAGAGTGTCATGAATATTAAATTTGATAATATATACCAATAGtatgaaaagaaagaagagataAATGTTATAAAACGTGAGAGGAATGTCATCACTGTAATACTTCACTGAGACAGTTCTTAAGATTCTAATTTCCATAACTATGTCGATGATACTCTCGACCTTAGAAAACATCTACCGCGTGTGTATGTATCCGCCCTGCGAATCAGAATAACCAACAATCGAATGCCATGCCCATGGCCATGAGCACCTCACCTGTACGTTAGTATACTGATGTTATTATATGTTATAGTTATAGTATAGTTTGTTGCTGATGATGACGTACTTTTGAGATCCACGACCACGCACGCACGGCCAATAATGCCGGCCAGCCGGGCAGCACAAACCTGCATTATGTGGTGACGCTGTAGACCAGTGCAAGTTATTATGGCCCGTTTGATAGAGCTCCGG comes from Panicum virgatum strain AP13 chromosome 4K, P.virgatum_v5, whole genome shotgun sequence and encodes:
- the LOC120703755 gene encoding probable glutathione S-transferase GSTU1 isoform X2, with product MAEEKNEGLVLLDFWVSPFGQRCRIALAEKGIPYDYSEQELLGAKSDLLLRSNPIHKKIPVLLHDGRPVCESLVILNYLDEAFPNQGSSGKLLLPADPYARAQARFWAAYSDKVYELGTRLWKLKGEARAQARAELLQVLANLDSELGGKPFFGGEEFGFVDVAVAPFVPWLPSYERYGEFSVEAAVPRLAAWARRCEGRESVAGSLHPPGKVDEFITMLKKHYGIE
- the LOC120703755 gene encoding probable glutathione S-transferase GSTU1 isoform X1 produces the protein MAEEKNEGLVLLDFWVSPFGQRCRIALAEKGIPYDYSEQELLGAKSDLLLRSNPIHKKIPVLLHDGRPVCESLVILNYLDEAFPNQGSSGKLLLPADPYARAQARFWAAYSDKVYELGTRLWKLKGEARAQARAELLQVLANLDSELGGKPFFGGEEFGFVDVAVAPFVPWLPSYERYGEFSVEAAVPRLAAWARRCEGRESVAGSLHPPGKVDEFITMLKKHYGIE